In Acidobacteriota bacterium, a single window of DNA contains:
- a CDS encoding TAXI family TRAP transporter solute-binding subunit, protein MLGDKMPALPRGVATPERRIGIECRKAAAAGAHVNRRRQMTTTPHPGNAPGRMETSRRPLALAVIAVIGATMLACAAPDGGGGGGLTVRLSIATGGTGGVYYPYGGGIAKVISDNVEGVEATAEVTAGTVDNLKFIANRSADLAFGLADSIDDAAKQRGVFADFGEVPMRGLAVLYDNYNHLVSVTATGIETVADLKDRVVSTGAPGSGTEVSAFRILEAAGVNPQTDITRQSLGAAQSVDAIKDDKIDAFFFSGGLPTGAILDLASTPGRTIKVVPNGGTLPTLQEQYGSLVYHNSPIPPTVYPGMEDTVTVVAVSNVLVVHADMDEELAYDLTRVLFDHHEELAAVHPMAAILTMETATAGSPIPFHDGAIRYYQERGAWSE, encoded by the coding sequence ATGCTCGGAGACAAGATGCCGGCCCTGCCGCGAGGAGTCGCAACGCCCGAGCGGCGCATCGGGATAGAATGCCGGAAAGCTGCGGCCGCGGGGGCGCACGTGAACAGGAGACGGCAGATGACGACGACACCACACCCTGGAAACGCTCCCGGTCGGATGGAAACCAGCCGGCGCCCGCTCGCACTGGCGGTGATCGCCGTGATCGGCGCCACGATGTTGGCGTGTGCCGCGCCCGACGGCGGTGGGGGCGGCGGCCTGACGGTGCGCCTGTCGATCGCGACCGGCGGCACCGGCGGCGTCTACTACCCGTACGGCGGCGGCATCGCCAAGGTAATCAGCGACAACGTGGAGGGCGTCGAGGCGACCGCCGAGGTGACGGCCGGCACGGTCGACAACCTGAAGTTCATCGCCAACCGGTCGGCGGACCTGGCGTTCGGCCTGGCCGACTCCATCGACGACGCCGCGAAACAACGCGGCGTGTTCGCGGATTTCGGCGAGGTGCCGATGCGCGGGCTCGCGGTGCTCTACGACAACTACAACCACCTCGTCTCGGTCACCGCGACCGGCATCGAGACGGTCGCCGATCTCAAGGACCGCGTGGTCTCCACCGGTGCTCCCGGCAGCGGCACCGAAGTGAGCGCCTTTCGCATCCTCGAGGCGGCGGGCGTGAATCCCCAGACCGACATCACCCGGCAGAGCCTCGGCGCGGCACAGTCGGTGGACGCCATCAAGGACGACAAGATCGACGCGTTCTTCTTCAGCGGCGGGCTGCCGACCGGCGCCATCCTCGACCTGGCCTCCACCCCCGGCCGCACGATCAAGGTGGTGCCGAACGGCGGGACGCTGCCGACCCTGCAGGAGCAGTACGGCTCGCTCGTCTACCACAACTCCCCCATTCCGCCGACCGTCTACCCGGGGATGGAGGACACGGTGACCGTCGTGGCGGTCTCGAACGTGCTCGTGGTCCACGCGGACATGGACGAAGAGCTGGCCTACGATCTGACGCGGGTCCTGTTCGACCACCACGAGGAGCTGGCCGCGGTGCACCCGATGGCCGCCATCCTGACCATGGAGACCGCGACCGCCGGCTCGCCCATTCCGTTCCATGACGGCGCGATCCGCTACTACCAGGAACGGGGCGCCTGGTCCGAGTGA
- a CDS encoding TRAP transporter fused permease subunit, with product MVRVTTPDSPAAAYDDPEADVPTRKLQGWTATLVTVLATGLSLYALYWVVGIVQPQIYRVSFLLVTLVLTFLVFPAHPRWRPRVMWMDWALGAAAVAALAWPVIDFDQFVYRAATPLTIDLVLGVVTTLLVLEATRRTVGPILPVTAVVFLLYGYYGPYLELVGLELFAHRGYDAARLVGTLYMTLEGIFGVPLNVCATFIILFTIFGAILAKSGAGPFFINWTMAAFGRSESGAGPGRTVTLSGFLLGTVSGSGVATTVTLGAVVWPLLRRAGFSAEVGGGILSASGIGAIMAPPMMGAAAFLIAEFLQITYLQVIVMAIVPAVLYYFSIVLMIEADSRRLGTKAVTVDVPSVGELTRRYGYQFLPLIAIVVLLVSGMTPFRAVFLSTLLAVGLSFIRRENALWPRRLVEALEAGGRGVLSVAATTATAGIIVGVVTLTGLGLKLSGIIVDLAGGNIFLTVVYAAVAVWMLGLAVPVTASYIIAAVMIAPALTLVGVPDFAAHMFIFYYAVLSEVSPPTALSPFAAAAITGGNPFQTMMLTWKYTLPAFLVPFAFTVSPEGAGVLLQAPLADIVRTVGTAVIGVSALAMGLGGWLRQAANPVERVVAVAGGLLLFYATTVTDIMGLVLFGAAIALHLVRTR from the coding sequence CTGGTCCGAGTGACGACACCCGACTCGCCGGCCGCGGCCTACGACGACCCCGAAGCGGATGTCCCGACCCGCAAGCTGCAGGGTTGGACGGCGACACTGGTCACCGTGCTGGCCACGGGGCTGTCGCTGTACGCCCTGTACTGGGTGGTCGGCATCGTCCAGCCGCAGATCTACCGGGTCAGCTTTCTCCTCGTCACCCTCGTCCTGACGTTCCTCGTCTTTCCGGCCCATCCCCGCTGGCGGCCGCGCGTCATGTGGATGGACTGGGCACTGGGCGCCGCCGCGGTCGCGGCGCTCGCCTGGCCGGTCATCGACTTCGATCAGTTCGTCTACCGCGCCGCCACGCCGCTGACCATCGATCTCGTGCTCGGCGTGGTCACGACCCTGCTGGTCCTGGAGGCCACGCGCCGGACGGTCGGCCCGATCCTGCCGGTGACGGCGGTCGTGTTCCTCCTCTACGGCTACTACGGACCGTACCTGGAACTGGTGGGCCTGGAGCTGTTCGCACACCGCGGCTACGACGCCGCGCGCCTCGTCGGCACGCTGTACATGACGCTGGAGGGCATCTTCGGCGTGCCCCTGAACGTGTGCGCCACCTTCATCATCCTGTTCACCATCTTCGGCGCCATCCTGGCCAAGTCGGGCGCCGGGCCGTTCTTCATCAACTGGACGATGGCGGCGTTCGGGCGCTCGGAGAGCGGGGCGGGGCCGGGCCGGACGGTCACCCTGTCGGGGTTCCTGCTCGGCACGGTGTCGGGCAGCGGCGTCGCGACCACCGTGACCCTCGGCGCCGTGGTCTGGCCGCTGCTCCGGCGCGCGGGCTTCTCGGCCGAGGTCGGCGGCGGCATTCTGTCGGCCAGCGGCATCGGGGCGATCATGGCGCCGCCGATGATGGGCGCGGCCGCGTTCCTCATCGCCGAGTTCCTGCAGATCACCTATCTGCAGGTGATCGTCATGGCGATCGTCCCCGCCGTCCTCTACTACTTCTCTATCGTGCTGATGATCGAGGCCGACTCCCGCCGGCTGGGGACGAAGGCGGTCACCGTCGACGTTCCGTCGGTGGGCGAGCTGACGCGCCGCTACGGCTACCAGTTCCTGCCGCTCATCGCCATCGTCGTGCTGCTGGTGAGCGGGATGACGCCGTTCCGGGCCGTCTTCCTGTCGACGCTGCTGGCGGTCGGGCTCAGCTTCATCCGGCGAGAGAACGCGCTCTGGCCGCGCCGGCTGGTGGAGGCGCTCGAGGCGGGCGGGCGCGGGGTGCTGTCGGTCGCGGCGACGACGGCGACGGCGGGGATCATCGTCGGGGTGGTGACGCTCACCGGCCTGGGCCTCAAGCTGTCGGGCATCATCGTCGATCTCGCGGGCGGCAACATCTTCCTGACCGTCGTCTACGCGGCCGTCGCGGTCTGGATGCTCGGCCTCGCGGTCCCGGTCACCGCCTCCTACATCATCGCGGCGGTCATGATCGCCCCGGCGCTGACGCTGGTCGGCGTGCCCGACTTCGCCGCCCACATGTTCATCTTCTACTACGCGGTGCTCTCCGAGGTCAGCCCGCCGACGGCGCTCTCGCCGTTCGCGGCCGCCGCCATCACGGGCGGCAATCCGTTCCAGACGATGATGCTGACCTGGAAGTACACGCTGCCCGCGTTCCTCGTGCCGTTCGCGTTCACGGTCAGCCCGGAGGGCGCCGGCGTCCTGCTGCAGGCGCCGCTCGCGGACATCGTCCGGACCGTCGGCACCGCGGTCATAGGCGTCAGCGCCCTGGCCATGGGCCTCGGCGGCTGGCTGCGGCAGGCCGCGAACCCGGTCGAACGGGTCGTCGCGGTGGCCGGGGGCCTGCTGCTCTTCTACGCGACCACCGTGACGGATATCATGGGACTGGTGCTGTTCGGCGCGGCCATCGCGCTGCATCTGGTTAGAACCCGCTGA
- a CDS encoding beta-lactamase family protein, with the protein MRSSIRLTALAVVFALLLVPQTLLAQGLERVSPEEVGMSSERLDRLSLALESYVDEGRLAGAVTIVVRKGKIAYREGIGYRDVEAQAPMPSDGIFRIASQTKALASVGVMLLQEEGKLLITDPVGKYLPAFAETTVAERNDEGGYDVVPARRPITIRDLLTHTAGISYGMGLLANRGPAADAWAEAGITGWYFADRDETVGETMARLAKLPMDAHPGERWIYGYNTDILGAMIEEISGQTLGDFLKERLFDPLGMSDTHFFLPEGKLGRLATVYSSVDGGSRFERAPDPGHMVGQGHYVNGPRKAFSAGAGVLSTATDYATFLQMMLNGGELNGTRILSRKTVESMISDHLGDIPFRNGQGFGLGFSITNDPAAGGLPGSVGEFAWAGAYHSVYWVDPKEEMVVVYLTQIIPAINLDDQQKVRSLVYQAIVD; encoded by the coding sequence ATGAGATCAAGCATTCGCCTGACGGCGCTCGCCGTCGTGTTCGCCCTGCTGCTCGTTCCCCAGACCCTGCTCGCGCAGGGACTCGAACGCGTCAGTCCGGAAGAAGTGGGCATGTCGTCGGAGCGGCTCGACCGGCTGAGCCTGGCGCTCGAGAGCTACGTCGACGAGGGCCGGCTGGCCGGCGCGGTCACCATCGTGGTCCGCAAGGGCAAGATCGCCTACCGCGAGGGCATCGGCTACCGCGACGTCGAGGCGCAGGCGCCGATGCCGTCGGACGGAATCTTCCGCATCGCGTCGCAGACCAAGGCGCTGGCCAGCGTGGGGGTCATGCTGCTGCAGGAAGAAGGAAAGCTGCTGATCACCGACCCGGTCGGCAAGTACCTCCCGGCGTTCGCCGAGACGACCGTCGCCGAGCGGAACGACGAAGGCGGCTACGACGTCGTGCCGGCGCGCCGACCGATCACCATCCGCGACCTGCTGACCCACACCGCCGGCATCAGCTACGGCATGGGCCTGCTCGCCAACCGCGGGCCGGCCGCCGACGCGTGGGCGGAGGCGGGCATCACCGGCTGGTACTTCGCCGACCGCGACGAGACGGTGGGCGAGACGATGGCGCGCCTGGCGAAGCTGCCGATGGACGCGCATCCCGGCGAGCGCTGGATCTACGGTTACAACACCGACATCCTGGGCGCGATGATCGAGGAGATCAGCGGCCAGACGCTCGGCGACTTCCTGAAGGAGCGGCTGTTCGACCCGCTCGGGATGAGCGACACGCACTTCTTCCTGCCGGAAGGCAAGCTCGGCCGGCTGGCCACCGTCTATTCGTCGGTGGACGGCGGCAGCCGCTTTGAGCGCGCGCCCGACCCGGGCCACATGGTCGGTCAGGGGCACTACGTGAACGGCCCGCGCAAGGCGTTCTCGGCAGGCGCCGGGGTGCTGTCGACCGCCACCGACTACGCCACGTTCCTGCAGATGATGCTGAACGGCGGCGAGCTGAACGGCACGCGCATCCTGTCGCGCAAGACGGTCGAGTCGATGATCTCCGACCACCTGGGCGACATCCCGTTCCGCAACGGCCAGGGCTTCGGCCTCGGCTTCTCGATCACCAACGACCCGGCGGCCGGCGGCCTGCCCGGCTCGGTCGGCGAGTTCGCATGGGCCGGCGCCTACCACTCCGTCTACTGGGTGGACCCGAAAGAGGAGATGGTGGTGGTCTACCTGACGCAGATCATCCCGGCCATCAACCTGGACGATCAGCAGAAGGTGCGGTCGCTGGTCTACCAGGCGATCGTCGATTGA
- a CDS encoding ferritin-like domain-containing protein: protein MTKDDLIEKLNGDLADELGAIIQYIVYAARATGPYRPQLSQFFLAEVADEQMHAQFLANKIVSLGGRPTTAPRDVSLPEGNRAMLEAVVEAETHAMKGYTTRAQEADAYGDKGLAVQLEDFIRDESSHLEETERILRDWPL, encoded by the coding sequence TTGACCAAGGACGATCTGATCGAGAAGCTCAACGGCGACCTCGCCGACGAGCTCGGCGCCATCATCCAGTACATCGTCTACGCCGCCCGCGCCACCGGGCCGTACCGGCCGCAGCTCTCCCAGTTCTTCCTCGCGGAAGTGGCCGACGAGCAGATGCACGCGCAGTTCCTCGCCAACAAGATCGTCTCCCTCGGCGGCAGGCCGACCACCGCGCCCCGCGACGTATCCCTGCCCGAGGGCAACCGCGCGATGCTCGAAGCGGTCGTGGAGGCCGAAACGCACGCCATGAAGGGCTACACCACGCGGGCGCAGGAGGCCGATGCCTACGGCGACAAGGGCCTCGCCGTACAGCTCGAGGACTTCATCCGCGACGAGAGCAGCCACTTGGAGGAGACGGAGCGGATCCTGCGGGACTGGCCGCTGTAG
- the ettA gene encoding energy-dependent translational throttle protein EttA: protein MPPQYVYTMKGLGKRYPPDRTVLEDIWLSFLPGAKIGVLGANGAGKSTLLRIMAGEVTEFDGEAFPAQGLSVGYLPQEPRLDPSKTVSGNVNEGVGDMRALLKRYDQIASDLASSGPGSLEMEEALEEQGELQTRIDALGAWDLDSRVQMAMDALRLPPGSADVTTLSGGERRRVALCRLLLQSPDLLLLDEPTNHLDAESVAWLERFLADYPGTVVAVTHDRYFLDNVAGWILELDRGAGIPWEGNYSSWLAQKQQRLDVEARHEAKRRRTLQRELEWIAMSPRARQAKGKARLNAYERLLAEDTAQKIDAVEIYVPPGPRLGDVVVEATDVIKGYGDRALIGGLSFTLPPAGIVGVVGPNGAGKTTLLRLITGEEEPDAGEIRLGDTVQVGYVDQGRELDAEQTVWEAISDGQDEITLAKRTVASRAYVSWFNFRGTDQQRKVGTLSGGERNRVHLAKLLRGGANLLLLDEPTNDLDVDTLRALEDALVEFAGCLVVVSHDRWFLDRIATHIIAFEGDSEVVWFAGNHADYEADRRRRLGRAADQPHRIRFRKLTRV, encoded by the coding sequence ATGCCGCCACAGTACGTCTACACGATGAAGGGGCTCGGCAAGCGCTATCCCCCGGACCGCACCGTGCTCGAGGACATCTGGCTGTCGTTCCTGCCCGGCGCGAAGATCGGCGTGCTCGGCGCTAACGGCGCGGGCAAGAGCACCCTGCTGCGCATCATGGCGGGGGAGGTCACCGAGTTCGACGGCGAGGCGTTCCCGGCCCAGGGGCTCTCGGTCGGCTACCTGCCGCAGGAGCCGCGGCTCGATCCGTCGAAGACCGTCTCGGGCAACGTCAACGAGGGCGTGGGGGACATGCGGGCGCTTCTCAAGCGCTACGACCAGATCGCGAGCGACCTCGCCTCGAGCGGCCCGGGATCGCTCGAGATGGAGGAAGCGCTCGAGGAGCAGGGCGAGCTGCAGACCCGGATCGACGCCCTCGGCGCCTGGGATCTCGACTCGCGTGTCCAGATGGCGATGGACGCGCTGCGCCTGCCGCCCGGCTCGGCCGACGTCACGACGCTGTCGGGCGGGGAACGGCGGCGGGTGGCTCTCTGCCGGCTCCTGCTGCAGTCACCGGATCTGCTGCTGCTCGACGAGCCGACCAACCATCTGGATGCCGAGTCGGTCGCCTGGCTCGAGCGCTTCCTGGCGGACTACCCGGGGACGGTGGTGGCGGTCACCCACGACCGGTACTTTCTCGACAACGTGGCCGGATGGATTCTGGAGCTCGACCGCGGGGCCGGGATTCCCTGGGAGGGCAACTACTCGTCTTGGCTGGCCCAGAAGCAGCAGCGGCTCGATGTCGAGGCGAGGCACGAGGCGAAGCGGCGCCGCACGCTGCAGCGCGAGCTGGAGTGGATCGCGATGTCGCCGCGCGCCCGGCAGGCGAAGGGCAAGGCGCGGCTGAACGCCTACGAACGCCTGCTCGCCGAGGACACCGCACAGAAGATCGACGCGGTCGAGATCTACGTGCCGCCGGGCCCGCGACTTGGCGACGTGGTGGTCGAGGCGACCGACGTCATCAAGGGCTACGGCGACCGCGCGCTCATCGGCGGGCTGTCGTTCACGCTGCCGCCGGCCGGCATCGTCGGGGTGGTGGGGCCGAACGGGGCCGGCAAGACGACGCTGCTGCGGCTCATCACCGGCGAGGAGGAGCCCGACGCGGGCGAGATTCGGCTCGGCGACACCGTGCAGGTCGGCTACGTCGACCAGGGCCGCGAGCTCGATGCGGAGCAAACGGTCTGGGAGGCGATCTCGGACGGGCAGGACGAAATCACCCTGGCGAAGCGCACCGTCGCCTCGCGCGCCTACGTCTCGTGGTTCAACTTCCGCGGGACCGACCAGCAGCGGAAGGTGGGCACGCTGTCGGGCGGCGAGCGGAACCGGGTGCATCTGGCGAAGCTGCTGCGGGGCGGCGCGAACCTGCTGCTGCTCGACGAGCCGACCAACGATCTCGACGTCGACACGCTGCGCGCCCTCGAGGACGCGCTGGTCGAGTTCGCCGGATGCCTCGTGGTGGTCAGCCACGACCGCTGGTTCCTCGACCGCATCGCGACCCACATCATCGCCTTCGAGGGGGACAGCGAGGTGGTCTGGTTCGCCGGCAACCACGCCGACTACGAGGCGGACCGGCGCCGCCGGCTCGGGCGCGCCGCCGACCAGCCGCACCGCATCCGGTTCCGGAAGCTGACGCGGGTCTGA
- a CDS encoding MBL fold metallo-hydrolase, with the protein MARRRCPMRAIASLLLCLALAAAAPTAQGESDDTLEIYMVDVEGGEATLFVAPSGESMLFDTGWPGFEGRDADRIAAAAADAGVTRIDYLVVTHFHGDHMGGALQLAERLPIRNFIDHGTTVDEGENRLAAFRLYTDLRSGGAHRVVAPGDRLTLGDLDVVIIASGGAVLDAPLDGAGGANPYCEGFTFHGEDITSRYGNAEDDQSISTFVGFGAFRSVIMGDLNWNKEHPLMCPDDRIGPIDLYLVSHHGSETSGSEALVYAIAPRAAIMNNGPRKGGAVQTFEILAAADNPPELWQNHYSIPGGEAHNRPEQFIANLEEDTELADGRRLHMGTSHWIHVSARRDGSFTVTNSRNGFSRTYGPRE; encoded by the coding sequence ATGGCGCGCAGGAGGTGTCCCATGCGTGCCATCGCATCCCTGCTGCTCTGCCTTGCGCTCGCCGCGGCGGCGCCGACCGCCCAGGGCGAGTCCGACGACACGCTGGAGATCTACATGGTCGACGTGGAGGGAGGCGAGGCCACGCTCTTCGTGGCGCCGTCGGGCGAATCGATGCTCTTCGACACCGGCTGGCCCGGCTTCGAGGGCCGCGACGCCGACCGCATCGCGGCGGCGGCGGCCGATGCCGGGGTGACGCGCATCGACTACCTGGTCGTGACCCACTTCCACGGCGACCACATGGGCGGCGCGCTGCAGCTCGCCGAGCGGCTGCCGATCCGCAACTTCATCGACCACGGGACCACCGTCGACGAGGGCGAGAACCGCCTGGCCGCCTTCCGGCTCTACACGGACCTGCGCAGCGGCGGCGCGCACCGGGTCGTGGCCCCCGGCGACCGTCTGACGTTGGGCGACCTCGACGTGGTGATCATCGCCTCGGGCGGCGCCGTGCTCGACGCCCCGCTCGACGGCGCCGGCGGCGCCAACCCCTACTGCGAGGGCTTCACCTTCCACGGCGAGGACATCACCAGCCGCTACGGCAACGCCGAGGACGACCAGTCCATCAGCACGTTCGTCGGCTTCGGCGCCTTCCGCAGCGTCATCATGGGCGACCTGAACTGGAACAAGGAACACCCGCTGATGTGCCCGGATGACCGGATCGGCCCGATCGATCTGTACCTGGTCTCGCACCACGGCTCGGAGACCTCCGGCTCGGAGGCGCTGGTCTACGCCATCGCGCCGCGAGCGGCCATCATGAACAACGGCCCGCGCAAGGGCGGCGCGGTGCAGACGTTCGAGATCCTGGCCGCCGCCGACAATCCCCCGGAGCTCTGGCAGAACCACTACTCCATCCCGGGCGGCGAGGCCCACAACCGGCCCGAGCAGTTCATCGCCAACCTGGAAGAGGACACCGAACTGGCCGACGGCCGCAGGTTGCACATGGGAACGTCCCACTGGATCCACGTCTCGGCCCGCCGCGACGGCTCGTTCACGGTGACGAACAGCCGCAACGGGTTCAGCAGGACCTACGGACCGCGGGAATAG
- a CDS encoding ion transporter, which yields MAAAWFRHGVTAVIAINAVVIGLDTSAALSAAYGPLFETVSQSFLAIFVVEALIKMAAKWPRVGNYFRDGWNIFDFTVIVVSLLPNTGELATLARLARLFRVLRLVSALPGLRLIVATLIRSVPGMFNVLALMSIVFYVYGVAGYHLFHEIDPTHWRTLGISLLSLFRIVTLEDWTDIMYAALEHHWWAWVYFVSFVVVGTFVVINLFIAVVINSLDEAKQERLQDLQAPPTRDELMAELNRTRAALARLQERLERDGS from the coding sequence GTGGCCGCTGCCTGGTTCCGGCACGGCGTCACCGCCGTTATCGCGATCAACGCCGTCGTCATCGGTCTCGATACCTCGGCGGCGCTGTCCGCCGCCTACGGCCCCCTGTTCGAGACCGTCAGCCAGTCCTTCCTGGCCATCTTCGTGGTCGAGGCGCTGATCAAGATGGCGGCGAAGTGGCCGCGCGTGGGGAACTACTTCAGGGACGGCTGGAACATCTTCGATTTCACCGTCATCGTCGTCAGCCTGCTGCCCAACACCGGCGAGCTGGCGACGCTCGCCCGCCTCGCCCGCCTGTTCCGGGTGCTGCGCCTCGTGTCGGCGCTGCCCGGGCTGCGGCTGATCGTCGCCACCCTGATCCGGTCGGTGCCGGGCATGTTCAACGTGCTCGCGCTGATGTCGATCGTCTTCTACGTCTACGGCGTCGCCGGCTACCACCTGTTCCACGAGATCGATCCGACGCACTGGCGCACGCTCGGCATCTCCCTCCTGTCCCTCTTCCGCATCGTCACCCTGGAGGACTGGACCGACATCATGTATGCGGCCCTGGAGCACCACTGGTGGGCGTGGGTCTACTTCGTGAGCTTCGTCGTGGTCGGGACGTTCGTCGTCATCAACCTCTTCATCGCCGTGGTGATCAACAGCCTGGACGAGGCGAAGCAGGAACGGCTGCAGGACCTGCAGGCCCCGCCGACGCGCGACGAGCTCATGGCGGAGCTCAACCGGACGCGCGCAGCGCTCGCGAGGCTGCAGGAGCGCCTGGAGCGCGACGGGAGCTGA
- a CDS encoding PEGA domain-containing protein, with the protein MDRRNRVRVRSVSGLGAVVVGAALVATVLAASPAVPVAGGGAGQAHGSIVGRVVLTDPPEPRMVAVTSDQAVCGTEVEDQAVVVDASGGLANAVVLVAGVPWSERPSDASIDNAGCYFVPRVQVLPTRTVVTIRSQDDTLHSTHAYDDRQRTLFNIAIPFPGLEVQRPFRRPGPVRIECDSHGWMRGWVYVSDDLGTVTGSDGTFELTGVPPGAYQLTVWHERYEGATRQVTVTAGGTVEADFTLE; encoded by the coding sequence ATGGATCGCCGCAATCGAGTGCGTGTACGGAGCGTGTCGGGGTTGGGCGCGGTTGTCGTCGGTGCCGCGCTGGTCGCGACCGTCCTCGCCGCATCGCCGGCAGTGCCGGTTGCCGGGGGCGGTGCGGGACAGGCGCACGGATCGATAGTCGGCCGGGTCGTGCTGACCGATCCGCCGGAGCCGCGGATGGTCGCGGTGACCAGCGACCAGGCGGTCTGCGGCACCGAGGTCGAGGACCAGGCGGTGGTCGTCGATGCGTCGGGCGGTCTCGCCAACGCGGTGGTCCTCGTCGCCGGCGTGCCCTGGAGCGAGCGGCCCTCGGACGCGTCGATCGACAACGCCGGCTGCTACTTCGTCCCGCGCGTGCAGGTGCTGCCGACCCGGACGGTGGTCACGATAAGGAGCCAGGACGACACGCTCCACTCGACGCACGCCTACGACGACCGGCAGCGCACGCTGTTCAACATCGCCATCCCGTTTCCCGGCCTGGAGGTTCAGCGGCCGTTCCGGCGTCCCGGACCCGTGCGCATCGAGTGCGACTCGCACGGCTGGATGCGGGGCTGGGTCTACGTCTCCGACGATCTCGGAACCGTGACCGGTTCGGACGGGACCTTCGAGCTGACCGGGGTCCCGCCCGGCGCCTACCAGCTCACCGTCTGGCACGAGCGCTACGAGGGCGCCACCCGGCAGGTCACGGTGACGGCCGGCGGGACCGTCGAGGCCGACTTCACGCTCGAGTAG